Proteins from a single region of Zavarzinella sp.:
- a CDS encoding BatA domain-containing protein: MGFLAPLMLIGSAAASIPLILHFFYRARYKPIDWGAMKFLKLAMEQTSRRLKFQEIVLLLLRILLLLLLAIALARPTSCTSMSGTGRGQSVDAIFVFDLSFSMNTREGTRTRLDIAKERALKVIDELPPNSTVQVIGCANQAVGMGPRSPGNLDQARLLIQNMKATQRATDFLPGLEEALIAMDRTQGASKEIYLFSDMQRTGWENQSAAIRGKCEEIKARGTFFLIHTQSDELRNVSIIDLRTQTDIPNTRQRLPFIVTLKNTGTVELRNLTVSLRVDGAETTADSQPVERIGPGEVMPVTLTAKIDKAGWRVLTATIGSGGNDESNSKVVDLVDSLADDNRLDKAIMVRDTVKILVVDGRPDDRDPEKGASYFIGHALLPIPEELRPNYHIQPKIIKATNVSAGDLTGMDVCVMVDCPLQGPTAVPEDFVKYLPDFVGEGHGLLITTGDNTVPEIYNRVLGSGGANLLPATMKAIFTAPEDQPIFPDPNSIALQSFLGKFRSTSNDPFLQIRDAQTAKAVEVEEPADVNSGQVMLRYNNNMPALLSKQLRLGEVLLLTTSADRQWGYFATNLTFQPFVHGAMTHLIERSAQTYNLICGKPIAYQPKVVNIPYEVIRPDGERQLLGKPEPSLTVGDTSLAGIYTILPQDDQQGGARFAVIADPEEYQALDAMPEDQIDTLLGFRPQHIKDSLAPDVEVESIRNRNEWTVLALGLLLILAVFEAGWAWFCGKAW, encoded by the coding sequence ATGGGTTTTCTGGCACCACTCATGCTGATCGGTTCTGCTGCAGCAAGCATCCCCTTGATCCTGCACTTTTTTTATCGTGCACGGTACAAGCCGATTGATTGGGGGGCCATGAAATTCCTGAAGCTGGCGATGGAACAAACCAGTCGTCGTCTGAAGTTTCAGGAAATCGTGCTGTTGTTGTTGCGCATTCTGCTGCTGCTGTTACTGGCAATAGCACTGGCCCGCCCCACGAGTTGTACGTCGATGTCCGGCACCGGACGTGGCCAGTCGGTCGATGCCATTTTTGTGTTCGATCTGTCCTTCAGTATGAATACCCGCGAAGGCACCCGAACTCGGCTGGACATTGCCAAGGAACGTGCCCTGAAGGTAATTGATGAACTGCCCCCCAATTCCACTGTGCAGGTGATCGGTTGTGCCAATCAGGCGGTTGGCATGGGCCCACGTTCGCCTGGAAATCTCGATCAGGCCCGCCTGTTAATCCAGAATATGAAAGCCACCCAGCGTGCAACAGATTTTCTGCCGGGACTCGAAGAAGCTTTGATCGCGATGGATCGCACCCAGGGTGCTTCGAAAGAAATCTACCTGTTCAGCGATATGCAGCGAACCGGCTGGGAAAATCAATCAGCGGCTATCCGTGGGAAGTGCGAAGAAATTAAAGCACGTGGCACATTCTTCCTGATCCACACACAATCAGATGAGCTGCGGAATGTATCGATCATCGATCTCCGCACTCAGACCGATATCCCCAACACCCGACAACGCCTGCCATTTATTGTGACGCTGAAAAATACGGGCACCGTAGAGCTGCGAAACCTGACGGTCAGTCTGCGTGTCGATGGGGCCGAGACCACTGCCGATTCACAACCGGTGGAACGAATTGGCCCAGGGGAAGTGATGCCAGTGACATTGACTGCCAAAATTGATAAAGCGGGCTGGCGGGTATTAACAGCCACCATCGGCTCTGGCGGCAATGATGAAAGTAACAGCAAAGTAGTAGATTTAGTTGACTCGCTGGCAGACGATAATCGCCTGGACAAGGCGATCATGGTGCGTGATACCGTGAAAATTCTGGTGGTGGACGGCCGACCTGATGACCGCGATCCAGAAAAGGGTGCCAGTTATTTCATTGGGCACGCCCTGTTACCGATTCCGGAAGAATTGCGGCCCAATTACCACATTCAGCCAAAGATTATCAAGGCCACCAATGTTTCTGCAGGTGATCTGACCGGTATGGATGTCTGTGTGATGGTTGATTGCCCGTTGCAAGGCCCCACCGCAGTGCCGGAAGATTTTGTGAAATACCTGCCCGACTTTGTGGGTGAAGGTCATGGATTGCTGATTACCACTGGGGATAACACGGTACCAGAAATCTACAACCGTGTCCTTGGTTCTGGTGGTGCCAACTTATTGCCCGCAACGATGAAGGCAATATTTACCGCACCGGAAGATCAGCCAATCTTTCCAGACCCCAACAGCATTGCACTACAATCGTTCCTGGGCAAGTTCCGTTCGACCAGCAATGATCCCTTTTTGCAGATTCGAGACGCCCAGACAGCCAAAGCAGTGGAAGTGGAAGAACCAGCCGATGTGAATTCCGGACAGGTAATGTTGCGTTACAACAATAATATGCCTGCTTTGTTATCAAAACAACTGCGGCTGGGTGAGGTATTGTTGCTGACCACTTCTGCAGACCGACAGTGGGGTTATTTTGCAACCAACCTGACCTTCCAGCCGTTTGTGCATGGTGCCATGACCCACCTGATTGAACGATCGGCCCAGACATACAACCTGATTTGTGGCAAGCCGATTGCCTACCAGCCCAAAGTAGTGAATATTCCCTACGAAGTGATTCGACCGGATGGTGAGCGGCAACTGTTGGGCAAGCCGGAACCCAGCCTCACCGTGGGGGATACATCGCTGGCAGGTATCTATACGATATTGCCGCAGGATGATCAGCAAGGTGGGGCAAGATTTGCGGTAATTGCCGACCCGGAA